In a single window of the Acyrthosiphon pisum isolate AL4f chromosome X, pea_aphid_22Mar2018_4r6ur, whole genome shotgun sequence genome:
- the LOC107885834 gene encoding kelch-like protein 2 — MQNQNKKTDSRKCEKYAKYEYEKSSYTETYKVLQSLREDEVFCDIKLETDDHKIILAHKVVLASKSPYFYTMFTKFSKENHDLVVMREIHSTALQLLVNFIYSGHIVVTGENVQDLLPVANLLN; from the exons atgcaaaatcaaaataaaaaaacagattccagaaaatgtgaaaaatatgcaaaatacgaATATGAAAAATCGTCTTATACAGAGACATATAAAGTGTTACAATCCTTACGAGA aGATGAGGTTTTTTGTGATATTAAACTAGAAACAGATGATCACAAAATAATTCTCGCACATAAAGTAGTTTTAGCATCGAAAAGTCCATATTTCTATACCATGTTCACCAAATTTTCAAAAGAGAATCATGATCTCGTTGTAATGAGAGAGATACATTCAACCGCTTTACAGTTGctagtaaattttatttattcgggGCATATCGTGGTCACTGGAGAAAACGTtcag GATTTGTTACCAGTTGCAAATCTCTTAAATTAA
- the LOC103310861 gene encoding zinc finger BED domain-containing protein 5-like → MKNIPLCLKNVLDEAIKIVNFIKSRPLKSRLFKILCDDLGSIHNTLLFHTEIRWLSRGKVLTRLMELRAEVSSFLMDHNVTLAETMNDVTWLCQLSYLADIFNKMNELSLSLQGRTLTIFDASSRVCALKRKIDYWSECIFKRELECFPIMQAFLEENELQAPISIINEISEHLKQLKNSFNKYFPTDREVFLKDREWVVNPFSVCGKPSSLSSIEYESLIDITSDSTFQSSFSCNSYVEFWLNLKNTSFEKAITILLPFATTYLLTCMLDDKSAKHLSIIPLSNNTVARRIKDLASNVSETLVSRIKYTKFALQMDESTDIAGLAVLLVFVRYVNMNSFEEDLLFCKPLLSNTTGVQIFGLLDDFLTENQIPWTNCIDVCTDGAMTDSTITY, encoded by the exons atgaaaaatattcctCTTTGTCTAAAAAACGTATTGGATGAAGCCATAAAAATAGTCAACTTCATCAAGTCACGTCCTCTGAAATCTAGACTTTTTAAAATCTTGTGTGACGACTTGGGAAGTATTCATAATACGTTACTTTTCCATACAGAAATCAGGTGGTTATCTCGCGGTAAAGTATTAACACGGTTAATGGAATTAAGGGCTGAAGTTTCTTCATTTCTAATGGACCACAACGTTACATTAGCTGAAACTATGAATGACGTGACTTGGCTTTGTCAGCTATCGTACTTGGcagacatttttaacaaaatgaaCGAGTTGAGTCTTTCTTTACAAGGAAGAACTTTGACAATTTTTGATGCGAGCTCCAGAGTATGTgcattgaaaagaaaaattgattattgGTCAGAGTGCATATTTAAAAGAGAGCTGGAGTGTTTTCCAATAATGCAGGCCTTTTTGGAGGAAAACGAATTGCAAGCTCCCATTAGCATTATTAACGAGATTTCTGAACATCTCAAACAACTGaaaaattcatttaataaatattttcctacAGATCGAGAGGTGTTTTTAAAAGACCGTGAATGGGTAGTTAATCCATTTTCAGTCTGTGGAAAACCCTCAAGCTTGTCTTCAATCGAATATGAGAGTTTGATCGATATTACTTCAGATTCAACATTTCAATCCAGCTTCAGTTGCAATTCTTATGTTGAATTTTggctaaatttgaaaaatacaagttTTGAAAAAGCAATAACAATACTCTTACCTTTTGCTACCACATATTTAT TAACTTGTATGCTTGATGACAAATCTGCCAAACATTTATCCATAATTCCTTTGTCAAATAATACTGTTGCACGGCGAATTAAAGATTTGGCTAGCAACGTATCAGAAACACTTGTCTCTCGtattaaatacacaaaattCGCACTACAAATGGACGAATCAACCGATATTGCTGGTCTTGCTGTACTATTGGTGTTCGTTCGTTACGTAAACATGAACTCTTTTGAAGAAGatcttttattttgtaaaccaCTTCTATCTAATACGACAGGGGTTCAAATTTTCGGTTTATTGGATGATTTCTTAACAGAAAATCAGATTCCATGGACAAACTGTATCGATGTGTGTACTGATGGTGCTATGACAG ACTCAACGATTACTTACTAG
- the LOC100162486 gene encoding kelch-like protein 2: MSVKEMDTIQASSSENNLKEVLKSNDCEPTHFRNNSHSVRILEDLQSLRKNEVLCDARFKTDDGKIVIGHKNVLIAASPYFRAMFNNFDESNKDIIHIRELDSTILQLLIDYVYTGEIMVTQENVQVLLPASHVLQLDFVNRACAEFLQKQLDVLNCIAIKKLADLHNCTELMSSSEAYIKQNILEVIKGDDFLSLSCEDLGNLISCNDLAVPFEEKVFDCVIKWVRHDLDQRKNVLPQLMEHVRLPLLRPDILDNVVEEPLLNNCPKCRDYVFEAMLFHLKKSVQQFTMPKTISYTPRQFGGSQKVILMFIRSDTFPKCCTEWYDPVTNLRENAPGINECRQPAALFVIRDKFVFSVGGKSKSVFMLDVSLKSPSWVPMANMLVSRDWLGVGVLGDSIYAVGGYNCNTLDSVEVGGSNRSEASLKSVEYYDPTLEAWTPVAEMSVCRRGAGVGVLNGLMYAVGGHSGHKYLKSVEVYRSSDGVWSSVADMETRRMNPVVALNGLLYVMGGKYYKSMEDTVEIYNPNTNTWTMERLSRNRGRIYSGVVVDRPPNFIN, encoded by the exons ATGTCAGTAAAGGAAATGGATACCATTCAAGCTTCAtctagtgaaaataatttgaaggaAGTTCTGAAATCCAATGATTGTGAACCAACACATTTTAGAAATAACTCTCACTCTGTCAGAATACTGGAAGACTTACAATCTCTACGCAA AAATGAAGTTCTATGTGATGCTAGATTTAAAACAGATGATGGTAAAATTGTTATtggacataaaaatgttttaatagcgGCTAGTCCATATTTTCGTgccatgtttaataattttgatgaaagcaataaagatattattcatataagagAATTGGATTCAACCATTTTACAACTATTAATAGATTATGTTTATACTGGAGAAATTATGGTCACACAAGAAAATGTacag gTGTTGTTGCCAGCTTCACATGTCTTACAGCTAGATTTTGTGAACAGGGCATGTGCtgagtttttacaaaaacaactggatgtattaaattgtattgctATCAAAAAATTAGCTGACTTACATAACTGTACGGAATTGATGTCGAGTTCTGAagcatatattaaacaaaatatttt agaaGTGATTAAAGGTGATGATTTCCTATCTTTATCCTGTGAAGATTTGGGGAATCTTATTTCTTGTAATGACCTTGCTGTTCCATTTGAAGAAAAA gtatttgattGTGTTATTAAATGGGTAAGACATGATTTAGATCagagaaaaaatgttttgccaCAACTAATGGAACATGTACGATTGCCATTATTAAGGCCTGATATTTTAGATAATGTGGTGGAAGAACCTCTTCTGAATAATTGTcctaaat gtaGAGATTATGTATTTGAAGCAATGCTCTTTCATCTAAAAAAATCAGTTCAACAATTCACCATGCCAAAAACAATTAGTTATACACCTAGGCAATTTGGTGGTTCTCAAAAG GTTATTCTAATGTTCATTCGGTCTGATACATTTCCAAAGTGTTGTACAGAATGGTATGACCCAGTAACAAATCTACGAGAGAATGCACCAGGGATAAATGAGTGTCGTCAGCCGGCTGCTCTTTTTGTAATAAGAGATAAATTTGTGTTTTCTGTGGGCGGTAAATCTAAATCTGTTTTTATGCTTGATGTATCTTTAAAATCACCATCTTGGGTTCCAATGGCTAACATGTTAGTTAGTCGAGACTGGTTAGGAGTCGGAGTATTAGGTGATTCCATATATGCT gtcgGTGGATATAATTGCAATACCTTAGATAGTGTGGAG gttGGTGGTTCTAATCGTAGTGAAGCCAGTTTAAAATCTGTAGAATATTATGATCCTACACTTGAAGCATGGACGCCAGTTGCAGAAATGTCTGTGTGTCGTCGAGGTGCTGGTGTAGGTGTCTTGAATGGGCTTATGTATGCTGTTGGTGGTCATAGTGGTCATAAGTATCTTAAAAGCGTTGAGGTTTATAGATCGAGTGATGGAGTTTGGTCTTCCGTAGCTGATATGGAAACACGCCGAATGAATCCtg TAGTGGCATTAAATGGCTTATTGTATGTTATGGgcggtaaatattataaatctatggAGGATACTGTAGAAATTTACAACCCCAACACCAATACTTGGACCATGGAGAGATTGTCAAGAAATAGAGGACGAATTTATAGTGGAGTAGTTGTTGATAGACCACCAAATTTTATTAACTAA